One window from the genome of Pyrobaculum ferrireducens encodes:
- a CDS encoding Rab family GTPase, translating to MRKYVIFVGVGGVGKTTLVYRLVSVRQAPPPTKRPGFYHAYLKGGSYYILDVPGQYVDEVVETISKMVFMYFDRALLVYDLTRRDTLQALYEIADRLCRFHKCISAKELWVVGNKRDLAVSLGVEHTPDLSTLGAQRYVKISAIHDPFDKLLELLP from the coding sequence ATGCGTAAATACGTAATATTCGTCGGCGTGGGCGGCGTGGGGAAGACCACCCTAGTCTATAGACTAGTCAGCGTGAGGCAGGCGCCCCCGCCGACTAAGCGCCCCGGCTTCTACCACGCCTATCTAAAAGGCGGCTCCTACTACATCCTAGACGTGCCGGGGCAGTACGTGGACGAGGTGGTGGAGACTATTTCCAAAATGGTTTTCATGTATTTCGACCGCGCCCTACTCGTCTACGACCTCACTAGACGCGACACCCTCCAGGCCCTATACGAAATCGCCGACAGGCTCTGCCGCTTCCACAAATGCATATCAGCCAAGGAGCTGTGGGTGGTGGGGAACAAGAGGGACCTCGCCGTGAGCTTGGGGGTGGAGCACACGCCGGATTTATCTACGCTGGGTGCCCAGAGATATGTTAAAATATCAGCAATACACGACCCATTTGACAAACTACTGGAGCTGTTGCCATGA
- a CDS encoding ABC transporter ATP-binding protein, translated as MEIVVRDVVKLYGDYPALRGVSLEVPRGVFQCLIGPSGSGKSTLLHIIGGVDKPTQGEVWVAGTRLNDLGDDQLAEFRNRNIGFVFQLFYLIPRMSILENVELPLILRGVPREKRREAALEALKLAGLGHVDPRKKPTQLSGGEQQRVAIARAIVTRPRILLADEPTGNLDSATAKVVMETFLNLKKELGVTIVMVTHNLELLTYCDRYAKMRDGKIVETG; from the coding sequence ATGGAGATTGTTGTGAGGGACGTGGTGAAGCTCTACGGCGACTACCCAGCCCTCAGGGGGGTAAGCCTCGAAGTCCCCAGGGGGGTCTTCCAGTGCCTCATCGGGCCCTCCGGCTCGGGCAAGTCCACCCTCCTCCACATAATAGGCGGCGTGGACAAGCCGACCCAGGGCGAGGTGTGGGTGGCCGGCACGAGGCTGAACGACCTCGGCGACGACCAGCTGGCGGAGTTTAGAAACAGAAACATCGGCTTCGTCTTCCAGCTCTTCTACCTAATCCCCAGGATGTCTATACTAGAAAACGTGGAGCTCCCCCTCATACTCAGGGGAGTCCCCAGGGAGAAGAGGAGAGAGGCGGCGCTGGAGGCGCTGAAACTCGCAGGCCTCGGCCACGTCGACCCCCGCAAGAAGCCTACACAACTCTCCGGCGGCGAGCAGCAGAGGGTGGCTATTGCACGCGCCATTGTGACAAGGCCCAGAATCCTCCTCGCAGACGAGCCGACGGGCAACCTAGACAGCGCCACGGCTAAGGTAGTTATGGAGACCTTCCTCAACCTCAAAAAGGAGCTGGGCGTCACCATCGTCATGGTGACCCACAACCTAGAGCTACTAACCTACTGCGACCGCTACGCCAAGATGCGAGACGGCAAGATCGTGGAAACCGGCTAA
- a CDS encoding DHHA1 domain-containing protein, translated as MGRVLTIMAHGDADGVCSAALVKAALAGDYDEVRIYFTHPVDLVKDFREAAAGDVYIVDVAIDEKIAGEAREVFSRYTGRVVYIDHHPLSADLPGVEVVHEEGPSASELVYRRLAGRLPRAYTRVALYGAISDYMDYTEWVRSALERWDKRIVYYEAGVLMQGLERARKDHEFKREVVNHLAGNGAPSAMAKLLKLAEEQARVNEALVGWVEKNALVEGKVAYVINPPGPLGLAANLARGLKDALVGLAAEERGEIYVMSLRSSAGVDLNAFLREFARRQSASGGGHKNAAGARIPRALLGDLLRELNLYISRQTRGRASSQ; from the coding sequence GTGGGGCGTGTTCTCACAATTATGGCACACGGTGACGCAGACGGCGTGTGCTCCGCGGCGCTTGTGAAGGCGGCCCTTGCCGGCGATTACGACGAGGTGCGGATCTACTTCACACACCCGGTGGATCTCGTAAAGGACTTCCGCGAGGCGGCGGCTGGCGACGTCTACATCGTCGACGTAGCCATAGACGAGAAAATCGCGGGCGAGGCGCGGGAAGTTTTTTCTAGATACACGGGACGCGTTGTCTACATCGACCACCATCCCCTCTCCGCGGATCTGCCGGGGGTGGAGGTGGTGCACGAGGAGGGGCCGTCGGCGTCTGAGCTTGTCTACCGGCGGCTGGCCGGCAGACTCCCCCGCGCCTACACCCGCGTGGCTCTGTACGGCGCCATAAGCGACTACATGGACTACACCGAGTGGGTAAGGTCGGCGCTGGAGCGTTGGGACAAGAGAATTGTATACTACGAGGCCGGCGTCTTAATGCAGGGGCTGGAGCGGGCGCGGAAAGATCATGAATTCAAGCGGGAAGTCGTCAACCACCTTGCTGGGAACGGGGCCCCCTCAGCCATGGCGAAGTTGCTCAAGCTGGCGGAGGAGCAGGCGCGGGTAAACGAGGCCCTCGTGGGGTGGGTGGAGAAAAACGCGTTGGTGGAGGGCAAGGTGGCCTATGTCATAAACCCGCCTGGCCCCCTGGGCCTCGCCGCTAATTTAGCCAGAGGCCTCAAAGATGCCTTGGTGGGCCTCGCCGCCGAGGAGAGGGGGGAGATCTACGTCATGAGCCTCCGCTCCTCTGCAGGAGTGGATCTCAACGCATTCTTGAGGGAATTCGCCAGGAGGCAGTCCGCCTCTGGCGGGGGCCACAAAAACGCGGCTGGCGCCAGGATACCCAGGGCCCTGCTGGGGGATTTGCTGAGGGAGCTCAACCTGTATATATCACGGCAGACACGGGGCCGAGCTTCTTCGCAATAG